The DNA window AAGCTCACGTGCCCCACAGTTTATCCCCAAATGATTTCGATCCCGTGTTGCCTGCAATGCCTTGCTATAAATGACACCACTGGATGCTTTCCCTCTCCAAGTCCCCTTGTATCGTTTTGTTGATACAAATATTTATCACCATCCACAGTCTGGAGTAGGATGCCTTTGATATactagaatatatatatatatacatatgtgtgtgtgtgtgtgggcgGCATGGATTCGGAGCAACCACCCAACGATTGTGGCAATTGATTGTATAAGATGATGATAAGAAAAGTGGAGGAGGAAGAAGGTACGTTTGGCAGAATCCTGCACTAAGAGAGAGATGGGATACTGCTTGAGTTGGGCATGGATACAAGCATTAGCCTCAGCGTCGGGATTCATGCTATTGGTGGGACTCGTGTGCTGTTGTCTTAACACCAAACCTAGGCCACCGGGAGACACAGCTAGCGGCTGCTTCGACTGCGACGGTGGCTCTAGTTGCGACGGTGGCTATGGTGgtgtttgaatttttgaaatcagAAATAGTTACTATTCTTTTTAAAGTACACTTTGATGGGTTCTTCTTTTTGTGATTTCCTATCTAAGAAAGGTTTAATTGCCAACTAATAAGTTGTGTGAAGGTATATGTTTTGATGTTGAAACGAAATGGATTTGGTAAATGCCAATGAGATGAGGCGCGTCTATTCGATGTGGCTCCTGGCACCCTAGTGATCGTGTCGTGTCACTCGTGTGTATGCTAAATCTGCAGCTTGTTCTTCCATCATTCTTCCGTCATTAATTACGTGAAAGTTTTGGGCACAATTGTTCAACAACAGCAAATTAGGAGAAAGCTAATCACCGGGGTTAGTCCACTTATTAGGAGAAAGCTCTAATCACCGTTGTCTTGTCAGGTTTAGAATTTTCGAATCCATAGTGTGTGACAATTAATTGAGAATAGGATAGGTGAGAAGAAGGGTGGaagggtaaaaaaaataaaaagaggaTTAGTGGATGCTGCAGCTAATGTGGTACAGttaattaaaattattatttgaaaaccaaacaataatatttcaaaataatCGAAACCAACCATTTTTTGTTAGCTAGAAAGTCAAcaaaaaatcaacaaataatattttgaataATACTCGaaattacaaatacaaacacGCTCATCTTGAATTAAAACTCCGGACTGTTGCTTAAATCTCATTGGATTAGGAATTAAAAACCAGAAGAAGGAGCTGTTTGGGGGTGAAGGTGTAATATAACAGTAAGAGAAAGGGCCGAAGCACGAATAAAGCGGAGATGGGATGGAGGCGCCCCCACAGTATCATCCAAGTATCTCGGGGCAGCCCCCTGCTCACACACGCCGCCACACTCCGTATCTCTAATCACCCTCAGTCCTCAGTATACCATAGCTTGGCTTCCCCGAATGGCCGTTCCCATTTATAACTACTACTTTTCCCCGCTCCTCCGCTGCCCGCCCTGTGCCTCCCCCTTCTCCTCCTTTCCACCGTATCGTCAGCTACACCTCCTCTCACCCAATTCTTTACACTCCTCTTCTCTTTCGCTTTACCatttaaaaaatcaaagtaTTATTAGCGCTACGATTACGGTATGATGAGAGGATCTCATTTACTGATGCTTGCTcacctcttttcttctttcttcgtAAACCTCTTCTTATATAATTTAAAACCCCTTCATTTATTCCTGAATGCTAGCAGGTTTTTCCCTTAAGCAGACGACGGCGGAGGGCTTTAACAATGGACTGCCAAACGACGCCGGAGCAGAAACCCATCTCTCAAGACAGGATGCTGGTTTGTATTTTATTCATTCATTAAATCTGCATTTTTTTCCCGGACGTCTTTCGAGTGCTACATTGATTGCATTGCCGATAGAGTTTAAATGTGGTTAAAAAAGAAATACTGGTAATACTAGTAGTATCTTGATTGTTTGTCTTTTATTGATATCTAGAGAGGTCTTAATTGATGTTGTGCTTACTGATGATGATTTCGACGATCTTTTGAGTAATTTGATATAGGTTTTTGTTCCGCCCCATCCACTGATAAAACATTGGGTTTCAGTTCTGCGGAATGAGGATACACCAACTCCAATCTTTAGTAAGCTCACTTCTGGATTCTTTTTTCTGTCTGCTGGTTTGTAATATATTTCCATTTCCATGGATATGTGTTGTTCTATTTCAATTACAATGGAGGTGCTGCATTAATCCTGTTTACCTGTGAGCCGGCAGTACTAATGTCATTGCAGCCATATTTCAAGATTGATTGACTTCACGTACTGTGCTGATGTGCTGGTGTGCCCACTAACATAGCTGGTCACATTCACTGACCTTTTGAGTGTTCACTTACAAGATTTAATTGGGTTCACCATGTCAAAGTAATGCTTACTAGTTTTACTCTGATTTTGTTCGTGTAGAGAGTGCCATGGCTGAGTTGGGGAGGTTGCTCATGTATGAAGCTTCAAGGGACTGGCTGGTCAGCAGCTAATATTCACACGTTGTCTCTTGCTTTTTGTTGCGAAAATACTTCTGAATGCAGTAATGTTTATGGTATTTATAGTTCGGAAGGTTTGATGCTTAAGTTACATCTCAAGAGGACCACCTGTGGTAGCTGGGAGAGCTGTTTATATGAATTTAATCTGTTTCTTCAATATCTTGTAGCTGATCTGAGAGTTCTCTTTTTCATTCTTCTGGTATGATGACTTACAGTTCTGTTGTCTAACCACTGCCAGCCAACGATTTCCGGGGAGATACAGTCACCACTAGGTGTTGCAACTGTTGAATTTATAGACCCCAGGGAACCTGTAGCGGTTAGTACATTAGTTTCCTAGCTTCTGCATCATTCTCTTTCTTTGCTAGGATATATCTTGTCATCTATTTGAACAGTCATGTTATCAAGACAAATCCTCAGAAAATTTTTATAGTAGCATTCTGCCTCATTTGTTACAATTGGAAACTCAAcatgttaattttttttgtttgacctTTCTCCCTTCATCTCTCTTGCAGGTTGTTCCCATCTTGAGGGCTGGCCTTGCCCTAGCTGAACATGCATCATCAATTTTGCCGGCAAGCAAAACATATCATCTGGGTAAGGACTGGCATCCAAACTGTTCAGTGTCTAGCTCATCACATACAGTGTTCTGACTGACTTTTTGTTTATATTTGGTCATAGACAAATTTGCTCAAAAATTTTTTAGTGCATTTAGATTTTTGAAGTGTTCTGACAGTGAACTTTGTTAATAAATATCACTTGTCTATTGGTTTTTGTAAATGACCATTTAGGAGTTACAAAATGTCCTTTTTCAAAGTTTTGACTTTTAGTTGATCTTTACATTGTTATGGAACTTGAGCTTTATTGTTGTTTAATCAGTCTTACTTTCATTTGCAAACTAAGGGATTAGCAGAAACGAAGAAACGCTTCAGCCAACTGTATACTTAAACAAGTAAGGATTCCATAACAAAAAATCTTGGGGattttttcttcatctttttaatttttgtctcTTACGGCTGGCACTAATGCATTAATGGTATCTTGCTTTTCAGTTTGGATTTTCTGGATTCTTTACTTGTATAATTGCCACTGTGCTGGTGGTGCAAGTCCTGACAAAGTTGATTTCCATTTTGCCAGGTTGCCTGACAGATTTCCCGAAGGTTCTCGAGTATTTGTCGTAGATCCTATGCTTGCAACAGGTACTTATGATTTTGGTTTGATTCAAATGCTTAGTATCTGGCTCAACAAAATCAATTTGGTTCTCAAATATTTGTCAGAGATCCTATGTTTGAATATTCTGATTTCCAAAATAAACACTCTTGAGAAAATGTTGGACCTTTGAGTTTCATTGTGGGACAAACAGCTCTATATATTTGCTTACTGTCCACTTTTTGAGGTTTGAGCCTTCAAAACTAAGATTAGATTGTTTGGATTGGATAGATTTATCGGAAGACTATAATTTGGATTGCAGAACAGTCTTTAGATTAGATTGTTTCGATTGGATAGATTTGTGGGAAGACTATAATTTGGATTGCAGAACAGTCTTTTAACTCTCTTAACTCTTACGAAATTCAGTTGGTTGGTTATTTTGTGTCATCCTTTATATGAAACCTATTGATTAAGGCCCTGAAGTTCATGAATGGTTTTTTCTCGATTTTTGAAGCACAGTTGTCATACCAGTGCATCAAATATCCTTTTAGTTAGTAAACCCGGGAGCTGTGCATGACAGATTTGTCAAATATGGAACCTAAGTCGTTCATCATGAACATTGTCATTGTTGTACTGCATTAGATGATATAACTGGTTTCATTGGCCATGTCCAGGTGTCAATAATTTCTACCTCGTGCTTATATTGGTGTCTTTTATTAGTTCCTTTCTTttgggttggggggggggggagattTGGGGTTTTGAAGGAATAATTGGAAAAACAACTTCTTCTAACTATACACGCGGAGATGGTTCATGTAACACGATTTATGTCTATGATGTACATTCAATAATGAATAGAGAAAGTTTGATTCATTGTGGGAAAGGCAGCTTGGTTCCTGACTCTACAGCTTTTTTCTCCCTAGTTTTCCTCAAACGTAACTTACAATTTGATAATTATGATCACTCACTGCTCtattgaaaattatttaaattGTTGATTGAACTTTACTATGTGTGCTTACCATGTCATGCATTAGAATTTCCTTGATCGTTTGATTGTAGCAATCATAAGTGTATTAACTGTTACCTAAagggggaggaaaaaaaaaaattccctacTAGTAGGGATAATGTTTCATCGTTAAATGCGGTTGTTTCAACATGTAATGTCTGATCAGGTTTGCCATCCCTATTTGCTTTTTCAGAAAACTATGGTTAAGCCTAAGCAAAAGCTCTTTTTTGATGTGCCTAAGAACCTCAATTTTGACATCCatagtcttttatttttctttgtcgCCTAGCTGCTCCAGGATGGCTATTGCTACTTTATTCTGGAGTTAAAAAGGTGTTGAACTTATCCCTACGTGGTATTCAGGTCTTGATATGCTGTGGTTAACATGAGTGTATTTCATAAAATGTTCTGTTTGAGAAGTGAAATATTCTTGTCATGGTGTCAAGTTTTGCCTAGGTTAATATTAAGTGCATGTATCTTCATCTAAGGTTAAAGAATTTCTAGGCGGAACACATGACATGGTGCTTTTAATACTGTTCCTCTCCTGCTTCTTAAAGAATGTGACTGTCGATTCTCAGTCCAAACAATAATTAATCCAGAACTGCTGTGGACGTCCATGCTAGCATACACAATGTTCTTTGTTAGTTTCATTGCCAGTTCACAATCCTTTGCACATGGAGATAGATAACTATCATTTGCCTTATACTTCTGTTGCACTAATTCTAGTTGTCAGTATAATCTCCTGGCCTATGCATTTAGAGTACAGGCTTCTCCACTAACCGCCTGTGTAAAAATTACAGGTGGCACAATAGTTGCAGCTCTTAACTTGATAAAGGAACGTGGTGTTGACAATAAGCAAATTAAAGTGGTAAGCAGATGAAGAAGCACTC is part of the Coffea eugenioides isolate CCC68of chromosome 6, Ceug_1.0, whole genome shotgun sequence genome and encodes:
- the LOC113774533 gene encoding uracil phosphoribosyltransferase, coding for MAVPIYNYYFSPLLRCPPCASPFSSFPPYRQLHLLSPNSLHSSSLSLYHLKNQSIISATITVFPLSRRRRRALTMDCQTTPEQKPISQDRMLVFVPPHPLIKHWVSVLRNEDTPTPIFKSAMAELGRLLMYEASRDWLPTISGEIQSPLGVATVEFIDPREPVAVVPILRAGLALAEHASSILPASKTYHLGISRNEETLQPTVYLNKLPDRFPEGSRVFVVDPMLATGGTIVAALNLIKERGVDNKQIKVVAAVAAPPALQKLSEKFPGLHVYAGNIDPALNDKGFIIPGLGDAGDRSFGT